The following are encoded in a window of Plasmodium vivax chromosome 10, whole genome shotgun sequence genomic DNA:
- a CDS encoding hypothetical protein, conserved (encoded by transcript PVX_097885A), with protein sequence MNNDKRGVGGDADEGASGSGDRRDDGETRPSKQTQGNQLDRKDDPTVTPPQSADKQGSGQSVQSAQSAQRRTTKGMAESSCHKKRKVISAVTPPREGSAHTSDLLSGEIHEGKSFFSTGDESPFCHMYSPRNVAAQIGNPPKDGAPAGSSSGSSSGSSTPPEDKGKLSRSGSDAADDLMDGPLVSSTSGKVLPNKQQIENFILSVEKTCSGEKKKNKKSQISQKSQISQKSQKRRTSLASTKREVTKRSSFLAGLSPDENLMEDDNEDGKADPFCNHHFCYDSNIIYQTDERNYEDGGSYRQSLNPGGEMAFSLNGDDLFDEAERDAAQRYAPSARGKSEKNFFELQEEDPLLQREKSGGTQPTYPLEKKEAAAKEKCTMEGEEATHAHHMETHTSSSPLLNDTPYDLSQSYKGTHLYGELEAYKTNFQKNPYSSKENLMKLLNSKIEDYDGGEAVENEKEEAGEGKSDGGDPNKLCQSSETNQNKQRKYERNFFINLASQQMNGDIVNYTNECPLLGCIPDGYPNVSTPSGHLVDTSEQNPFCLGENVKSTFMQNVLKNKLNIAIDSPLINDNEPVKKKYDLQINGFKIYEQIDALYQRKETNQEPTGCSNSLLEMCSCNASFVGSSGEGKGLPLCEDSLVQVSHLHRGEEPSSAGGNYQEVAKKKDSLFQHDHMRGVAHVKKCVQNEGQPNGEEENDGVEDAANDGAANDGDGSAKQLGEGQPPAGIPSRREPRPGVPNDDCSPGDDPHKATTGDLPQRGGLIVGNSAVGVEKDQQIGDAVISSVTFPVGKDHDALGRQHSVRSHPGEDVSGVSMPYSKGEKGTTHEGEDCTTLHFEEIYLADDLTTCPESGLTVCASLEQPGGPEKREPSNPSNSSRSSVSTADGRAEGEGPPTQRCAEEDESGMAGLDVQSGDLPSGSLFQFVTRGASDGSLSEEQEEEVVGLLEEKGVNLLKDPVEELDQRKDDIARVHTPEGEEGTCLGSQKNGDEGEGANRIEESAQTEPVRKAGRSKGSANKPDGGGKKALDEARGGGALSGPRPVSQLAEGSSFGFNKRGAVEGDTANVDTSRADKVDDAELTCNGQSEGGGNRESERVPTLRVINEKEGPVNGAATPSDDPPIGGKNEEGSVSLYANHRVEAEKLNQDIPYITNIHKEMHRSPVMPLRIEAFHSLEDQRLIYGRPEWQKYLCPLCDKAYYPPNSYVKNYTHYLNEHWKKRKILGGYIIFPCKLIHNGLEEEEAEKEKTTYLRISKKMKKKKKKKLFTDPHYHCPICLSVHFTEYVLLTEHCMKLHKSSGADPSRTLPSDVVHTPFINSNDYYCALKKFGSEKNITVEGVNTCASSAGSASHATPAQLLVSTATSASLEKGPNQSEQKNKGKHRRTSKVIFCDEIQVREYDIELSRIEKFGASIGPVFTEEEAVTTSVISTSSGAITPSGAITPGAVSEEGRAFEGAGQPAEANGGAPREEATPQEQAVEGAVHKEDASEKPIKTCNRDISPNVEDNHLGGTPHQSAPANVKDSAHIPGEAPKDQDPNAPVISSTERKVIERRKKKKQDEDPNGSYAPSRKNPNGGYRKGVSNHSEETPLPNGKRTERSGDHVGTYTEEGIGKSKSGGEEQSCEEANITSSFRSYQPEMISGEKKVSEQVVHQTEYPPPMNHVNVEKNQTKDEAGKKNIDEEHSPGTPTQECIHPSGSVKAQADPPRSDSLNELISSLFSIDNNSPSSNSEHKSVPFSCLLYEESLQIKEQPLNEILLENRIENSKENIFIPVKKKMGKRMRNGIDNMHKQIISKYERKIKICALNEQKKEGTPFFDFKNYENVYMPPKNVSLNLPPEKETHILKKVIRQKKKEKIPSLQLNCRQSARIKNRNKLAQ encoded by the exons ATGAATAATGACAAGCGGGGTGTGGGAGGAGACGCAGATGAAGGTGCTAGTGGAAGTGGCGACCGTCGCGACGATGGGGAGACGCGTCCAAGCAAGCAAACGCAAGGTAACCAGCTTGACCGGAAGGACGACCCCACTGTGACCCCCCCCCAATCTGCGGACAAGCAAGGAAGTGGGCAAAGTGTGCAAAGTGCGCAAAGTGCGCAAAGACGGACAACCAAAGGTATGGCAGAATCGTCGTGCCACAAGAAGAGGAAAGTTATCAGTGCGGTAACCCCCCCTCGGGAGGGAAGTGCCCATACGAGCGATTTATTAAGTGGCGAGATCCACGAGGGgaagagttttttttccacgggGGACGAGTCCCCGTTTTGCCACATGTATTCCCCGCGGAACGTGGCTGCCCAGATTGGGAACCCCCCGAAGGATGGCGCCCCCGCTGGTAGCAGCAGtggcagcagcagcggcagtAGTACCCCTCCTGAGGATAAGGGCAAACTGAGCAGAAGCGGGAGCGACGCGGCGGATGACCTGATGGACGGTCCGCTGGTGAGCAGCACGTCCGGAAAGGTACTTCCAAACAAACAGCAAATAGAAAACTTCATCCTGTCAGTTGAAAAAACCTGcagtggagaaaaaaaaaaaaataaaaaatcgcAAATATCGCAAAAATCGCAAATATCGCAAAaatcgcaaaaaaggaggacatCCTTGGCTAGCACCAAAAGAGAAGTGACCAAACGGAGCTCCTTTTTGGCCGGCCTTTCCCCAGATGAAAATCTCATGGAAGATGATAACGAGGATGGTAAAGCAGACCCATTTTGCAaccatcatttttgctacgACTCTAATATTATTTACCAAACGGATGAGAGGAACTACGAGGATGGTGGCAGCTACAGACAGTCGCTGAACCCCGGTGGAGAGATGGCCTTTTCGCTGAATGGCGATGACTTGTTTGATGAGGCAGAGAGGGACGCAGCACAGAGATATGCTCCATCTGCTCGTGGGAAAAGTGAGAAGAACTTTTTTGAGCTGCAGGAAGAGGATCCCCTTCTTCAGCGCGAGAAGAGCGGAGGAACGCAGCCCACATACCCActcgaaaaaaaggaagcagcagCGAAGGAGAAGTGCACCatggaaggagaagaagccacTCACGCGCACCACATGGAAACACACACATCGTCTTCTCCCCTTCTGAACGACACCCCGTATGACCTAAGCCAAAGCTACAAAGGCACACATCTGTATGGCGAGTTAGAAGCTTATAAGACCAACTTCCAAAAGAACCCCTACAGCTCCAAGGAGAACCTGATGAAGCTGTTAAATTCAAAAATTGAAGACTacgacgggggggaagcggtggaaaatgaaaaggaagaagctggTGAAGGCAAATCTGACGGGGGGGACCCCAACAAGCTGTGCCAGTCGAGTGAAACAAATCAAAATAAGCAGAGAAAATACGAACggaacttttttataaatttggCTAGTCAGCAAATGAATGGAGATATTGTAAACTACACAAATGAGTGTCCCCTCCTGGGGTGCATCCCGGATGGTTATCCCAACGTGTCCACACCAAGCGGCCATCTGGTAGACACTTCAGAGCAGAACCCGTTTTGCCTTggagaaaatgtgaaaagcaCATTTATGCAGAATGTCTTGAAGAACAAGCTGAACATCGCCATAGACTCTCCCCTGATTAATGATAACGAACccgtgaagaaaaaatatgacctCCAAATTAATGGGTTCAAAATTTATGAGCAGATAGATGCACTCTACCAGAGGAAGGAAACGAACCAGGAACCAACTGGGTGCAGCAACTCCCTTCTTGAAATGTGCAGTTGTAATGCGTCCTTTGTGGGAAGCAGTGGAGAAGGGAAGGGACTGCCACTTTGTGAAGACAGCTTAGTTCAGGTGAGCCACTTGCACAGAGGGGAGGAGCCCTCCTCTGCTGGGGGCAACTATCAGGAGGtggcgaagaaaaaagacTCCCTTTTCCAGCACGACCACATGCGAGGCGTTGCTCATGTGAAGAAATGCGTTCAGAATGAAGGTCAGCCGAACGGTGAGGAGGAGAACGACGGTGTTGAAGATGCCGCCAACGATGGTGCCGCTAACGATGGTGACGGATCTGCTAAGCAGCTGGGGGAGGGACAGCCCCCTGCGGGCATACCCAGCAGGAGGGAACCGCGCCCGGGTGTACCTAACGATGATTGCTCACCGGGGGATGACCCCCACAAGGCAACTACAGGAGATCTTCCCCAAAGGGGAGGCCTCATTGTAGGTAACTCTGCCGTAGGTGTGGAGAAGGACCAACAGATTGGTGACGCAGTTATAAGCAGTGTGACGTTTCCCGTTGGGAAGGACCACGACGCGTTGGGAAGGCAGCACAGTGTGAGAAGCCATCCAGGGGAAGATGTCAGCGGAGTTTCTATGCCATACTCTAAGGGGGAGAAAGGCACTACGCATGAAGGTGAAGACTGCACCACGCTTCATTTCGAAGAGATCTACCTCGCGGACGATCTTACCACGTGTCCGGAGAGCGGACTAACCGTTTGCGCGTCTTTGGAGCAGCCCGGAG GCCCCGAGAAGAGGGAACCGAGCAACCccagcaacagcagcaggagcagcGTGAGCACCGCGGATGGAAGGGCGGAGGGGGAAGGCCCCCCCACGCAGAGGTGCGCCGAGGAAGACGAATCGGGCATGGCCGGCTTGGACGTCCAGTCGGGCGACCTCCCCAGTGGAAGTTTGTTTCAGTTTGTTACGCGGGGCGCGTCGGATGGGAGTCTCTCGGAGgagcaggaggaagaggtggTGGGCCTTCTGGAAGAAAAGGGGGTGAACCTGCTGAAAGACCCGGTAGAGGAGCTCGACCAAAGGAAGGACGACATAGCTCGGGTTCATACTcccgaaggggaagaaggaacaTGTCTTGGTAGTCAGAAAAACGGCGACGAGGGGGAAGGTGCCAACCGAATTGAAGAATCAGCGCAGACGGAACCGGTTCGCAAGGCAGGCCGCTCGAAGGGGTCAGCAAATAAACCAGAcggagggggaaagaaggCATTGGACGAAGCCCGCGGAGGAGGTGCACTCAGTGGGCCCCGCCCGGTTAGCCAGTTAGCTGAAGGATCTTCGTTTGGATTTAATAAGCGGGGTGCCGTGGAAGGGGATACCGCCAATGTGGATACCTCCCGCGCGGACAAAGTGGACGACGCGGAGTTGACTTGCAACGGGCAGTCGGAAGGAGGCGGCAACCGAGAGAGCGAGCGGGTACCAACCCTCCGTGTGATAAACGAGAAAGAGGGCCCTGTCAACGGGGCGGCCACTCCATCAGATGACCCACCGATTGGAGGTAAAAACGAAGAAGGCAGCGTCTCCCTTTATGCGAACCACCGTGTGGAGGCGGAAAAACTAAACCAGGACATCCCATACATTACGAACATACACAAAGAAATGCACAGGTCGCCAGTGATGCCTCTCCGAATCGAGGCCTTTCACTCTCTAGAGGATCAAAGGCTAATCTATGGAAGGCCCGAATGGCAGAAGTATCTGTGCCCCCTGTGCGACAAGGCCTATTACCCCCCCAATAGCTACGTGAAGAATTATACCCACTACCTAAACGAGCAttggaagaagagaaaaatccTGGGGGGCTACATCATATTCCCGTGCAAGTTGATTCATAACGGactggaagaggaagaggcagagaaggagaagacgaCGTACCTACggattagcaaaaaaatgaaaaaaaaaaaaaaaaaaaaactttttacaGATCCGCATTACCACTGTCCTATATGTCTAAGTGTGCACTTCACAGAATACGTTTTGCTAACGGAGCATTGCATGAAATTGCATAAGTCATCCGGGGCAGACCCCTCAAGAACACTCCCCTCAGATGTGGTGCACACGCCTTTTATCAACAGCAATGACTACTACTGTGCGTTGAAGAAGTTCGGGTCGGAGAAAAACATCACCGTGGAAGGAGTGAATACATGTGCCAGCAGCGCGGGTTCAGCTAGCCATGCAACACCTGCGCAGCTTCTGGTGAGCACCGCCACATCTGCCTCGCTGGAGAAGGGCCCCAACCAGAGCGAGCAGAAGAACAAGGGGAAACACAGGAGAACCAGCAAAGTCATTTTTTGCGACGAGATTCAAGTGAGGGAGTACGACATTGAGTTGTCGCGCATTGAGAAGTTCGGCGCGAGCATCGGCCCCGTTTTTACGGAGGAGGAGGCAGTCACGACAAGCGTGATAAGCACCTCAAGCGGGGCAATCACACCAAGCGGGGCGATCACCCCAGGCGCAGTGAGCGAGGAAGGAAGAGCCTTCGAAGGAGCGGGCCAACCCGCGGAGGCAAACGGTGGGGCGCCCCGAGAGGAGGCCACCCCCCAGGAGCAAGCCGTCGAGGGGGCAGTGCACAAGGAGGACGCCAGCGAGAAGCCGATCAAAACATGCAACAGGGATATCTCCCCAAACGTTGAAGACAATCATTTGGGAGGAACACCCCACCAGAGTGCTCCTGCCAATGTGAAGGACTCAGCACACATTCCAGGAGAAGCCCCAAAGGACCAGGACCCCAACGCACCAGTGATAAGCAGTACAGAAAGGAAAGTAAtcgaaaggagaaaaaagaaaaagcaggATGAAGATCCAAACGGAAGTTATGCACCAAGTCGAAAGAATCCCAATGGTGGTTACAGAAAAGGGGTGTCCAACCACTCGGAGGAGACCCCTCTTCCTAATGGTAAAAGAACTGAGAGAAGTGGCGACCATGTGGGTACCTACACAGAGGAAGGCATAGGAAAGAGCAAATCTGGGGGAGAAGAACAGTCATGCGAAGAGGCGAACATCACATCGTCGTTTAGAAGTTATCAACCCGAAATGATCAGCGGGGAAAAGAAGGTATCCGAACAAGTTGTTCATCAAACGGAGTATCCCCCCCCCATGAATCATGTTAACGTGGAAAAGAACCAAACAAAGGATgaggcgggaaaaaaaaacatcgatGAGGAACACTCCCCAGGTACCCCCACCCAGGAATGTATCCACCCAAGTGGAAGTGTAAAGGCGCAAGCTGACCCCCCTCGAAGTGACAGCCTAAATGAACTCATCTCATCCCTCTTCAGCATCGATAATAATAGCCCCTCCTCAAACAGCGAACATAAGTCAGTCCCATTTTCCTGCCTGCTGTACGAAGAAAGTCTGCAGATAAAGGAACAGCCACTTAACGAAATATTACTCGAAAACAGAATTGAAAATagcaaagaaaatatattcattcctgtgaaaaaaaaaatgggcaagcGCATGCGGAACGGAATTGACAACATGCACAAGCAGATCATTTCAAAATATGAGAGGAAGATTAAAATATGTGCCTtaaatgaacagaaaaaggaaggcacTCCTTTCTTCGATTTTAAGAATTACgaaaatgtgtatatgcCCCCCAAGAACGTCAGTTTGAATTTACCCCCTGAAAAGGAGACccacattttgaagaaggtgATCCggcaaaagaagaaggagaaaatccCGTCCCTCCAGCTCAACTGCAGGCAGAGTGCCCGGATAAAGAACCGGAACAAGCTGGCGCAGTAG
- a CDS encoding hypothetical protein (encoded by transcript PVX_097880A): MHHKKGDPDRSSCSKKHHEVIHRGKPLMNLLKRPDGRLPDPSHNNSRDRDFSQESVQRVLPNSRSIRKEDGTLSNPMLALNMRGNKPTHNQGGQINARMMTEKFWEKNKTTQRFIDRETRQRERMGIPLEQPFNSRMMADGAYHFSNLNDRCSREGSTDQSQFTHMRNNATSKRLEVSMQVKRHEQRRHEYMSCRKNSPQGDHLHHVKERPPRDRLIPTDREGATAKCAHGTYGKKGAAKGGSSHSERITNGMAIRSSGVTTHSSGVATHSSGVTTHNSRMPTHNSSFRAMHARSRTREQIDKTHPQFGRGTVSQMENLGRKSHGQEYRRGASPDGTTNTSSESSETNLSNVSSQSSELSGSGPGSAGGSPPRKVNSDRRPFFPNANPLLNAPLSIFSLKDPHKTTQTKSYISIKNVHHKDISDGSNPFSGPKSGNPEQASFMTGAPYIPTTRENTFNKNRDRVNPRGGSNTLVFNLPNRSSDSRRGGRQNYSHHPHEHVQANRHFRCEENDPFDGLSSEEFPFTFEKFKREVKPSTGERKQERPPSRDNQFATFGKHNGEMCIMIDTSCVGGDVDASIAAMATNAAHGVVAANAANVVKAANRNGFPPAGGLHNKKLLHLTHEKVKKGLTFDEMRRRSFEAMYTGESASAHVKDKRRDGSDMRDMRDGRDGRDFSNHSLREREERNKRNARGSATQSSESLETNSLPKKRRLNGTEAKDRHSQVVIPPSAATEKNEVNLSRGGTNVSYNKTGSQPEHGRNEKPLLRTNLKTEKVMNPLQTRVKGIEKNRICDATKRGQGNPPTREENKIENCINVFSQKKNICNEKNYTNTNTNTNTNTNTNTNTNTNTCSGSYRKDPLPSSRKNFEVAPVLFKNLNTQLNVPAGSSCEDKRGKTSPAPLHHSAAAAAVTEVAKLTGVGRNKGAARERSLSGNDEEKSNREKSTKRVNNVPAGGSGAILSKNCITNPKEPQVNGQNDARNATHFGKTGKSQQTKQSNDAKEDTHVGVVSTNVHSAKVFSPGMGQHPVADAQSREDAQVGGENGPFCGENKSDPSCEEINEPFSEEINEPFYDIFDLNGLSKEKKTQKETSRDGTPEATVAHASNLCSDVPLVKKKNLTKVPKNGDDRPGRKACKEEQLGTKTEGESTALSGGAANEIRGRQGDTLAGAPEKVDATKVSDSTKVSDATKASDTTKASDATRTSHETKAVDAANIVNATNTDHAANNVNAVPVRGEARREKRPPGSASAHALSNKDALAGTGADLAGKGKEKDEESHTAKGAPNKAEGTTLLHERHCGKNVEEGVDKITDKNKQPDRKRNAPPS, from the exons ATGcatcacaaaaagggggacccTGACAGGAGCTCTTGCTCGAAAAAACATCACGAGGTTATTCACAGGGGGAAACCACTAATGAACTTGTTGAAGAGACCAGATGGGAGACTCCCCGATCCGTCGCATAACAACTCGAGAGATAGGGACTTCTCCCAGGAGAGTGTCCAAAGGGTCCTACCGAACAGTCGCTCCATTAGGAAGGAAGATGGCACTCTTTCAAACCCCATGTTAGCTCTCAACATGAGGGGAAACAAACCAACGCACAATCAGGGTGGCCAAATCAACGCCAGAATGATGACAGAAAAATTttgggagaaaaataaaaccacaCAAAGGTTCATCGATAGAGAGACAAGACAGAGGGAAAGAATGGGGATCCCTCTAGAGCAACCATTTAACAGCAGAATGATGGCAGACGGTGCATACCACTTTTCCAACCTGAATGACCGATGCAGCAGGGAGGGAAGCACCGATCAGTCCCAATTTACACACATGAGGAACAACGCCACGTCAAAACGTTTGGAAGTTTCAATGCAGGTAAAAAGGCACGAACAAAGAAGGCACGAATACATGAGCTGTAGGAAGAACAGCCCACAAGGAGATCACCTACATCACGTGAAGGAGCGGCCACCGAGAGACAGGCTCATTCCCACCGACAGGGAAGGCGCAACTGCGAAATGTGCCCATGGAACGTACGGCAAAAAGGGTGCAGCAAAAGGTGGAAGTAGCCATTCGGAAAGAATCACCAACGGTATGGCCATCCGGAGCAGCGGCGTGACCACCCACAGCAGCGGCGTAGCCACCCACAGCAGCGGCGTGACCACCCATAACAGCCGCATGCCCACCCACAACAGCTCCTTTCGAGCTATGCATGCCCGGTCAAGGACCCGCGAACAGATTGACAAAACGCACCCCCAGTTTGGCAGAGGCACAGTTAGCCAGATGGAGAACCTGGGGAGGAAGTCACATGGGCAGGAATACAGAAGGGGAGCATCTCCCGATGGAACTACGAACACTTCGAGTGAGTCCAGCGAGACAAACTTGTCAAACGTGTCAAGCCAGTCGAGCGAGTTGAGCGGCTCAGGGCCAGGCAGTGCCGGTGGCAGCCCCCCCCGTAAGGTCAACTCAGATAGGCGCCCCTTCTTCCCCAACGCAAACCCATTGCTAAATGCACCGCTATCCATTTTCTCATTGAAAGACCCACACAAAACCACACAAACGAAAAGCTACATATCGATTAAGAACGTACACCACAAGGACATTTCGGATGGCTCAAATCCTTTCAGTGGGCCCAAGAGTGGCAACCCAGAACAGGCGTCCTTCATGACGGGCGCTCCATACATACCTACTACAAGAGAAAATACCTTTAACAAGAATAGAGATCGGGTCAACCCacggggaggaagcaacaCTCTTGTTTTCAATTTGCCAAACAGGAGTAGCGACTCACGTAGGGGTGGTAGACAGAATTACTCTCACCATCCACatgaacatgttcaggcGAATAGACACTTCCGATGTGAAGAAAATGACCCCTTTGATGGACTAAGTTCAGAGGAGTTCCCCTTCACATTTGAAAAGTTCAAACGAGAGGTCAAACCCTCCACGGGGGAGAGGAAACAGGAACGACCACCCAGTAGGGACAACCAGTTTGCTACTTTTGGAAAACACAACGGAGAAATGTGCATTATGATTGACACTTCGTGTGTGGGGGGAGATGTCGATGCCTCGATCGCAGCTATGGCAACGAACGCAGCACACGGGGTAGTCGCTGCGAACGCGGCCAACGTGGTGAAGGCCGCCAACCGGaatggcttcccccccgcgggagGCCTACATAACAAAAAACTGCTGCACCTCACGCacgaaaaggtgaagaagggcCTCACCTTTGACgaaatgaggagaaggagctTCGAGGCTATGTACACAGGTGAGTCCGCGTCCGCGCACGTGAAGGATAAGCGCCGCGATGGGAGCGACATGCGCGACATGCGTGATGGGCGCGATGGGCGCGATTTTTCCAATCATTCCCTGCGCGAACGGGAAGAGAGAAACAAAAGGAACGCGCGCGGAAGCGCCACCCAGTCGAGTGAGTCACTAGAAACGAACTCTTTGCCAAAGAAGAGAAGGCTAAATGGAACCGAGGCGAAGGACAGACACAGCCAGGTGGTCATCCCTCCAAGTGCAGCtactgaaaaaaatgaagtgaatCTTTCAAGAGGAGGCACAAACGTGAGTTACAACAAAACGGGGTCTCAGCCTGAGCATGGCAGAAACGAAAAACCATTGTTGAGGACCAACTTGAAGACAGAAAAGGTAATGAACCCCCTGCAAACCAGAGTAAAAGGTATCGAGAAAAACAGAATCTGCGATGCGACAAAACGGGGACAAGGCAATCCTCCCACTcgggaagaaaataaaattgaaaattgcATTAACGTATtttcccaaaagaaaaacatttgcaatgagaaaaattacaCGAACACGAACACGAACACGAACACGAACACGAACACGAACACGAACACGAACACGAACACTTGTTCGGGCAGCTATCGAAAGGATCCCCTGCCTTCTTCACGAAAAAATTTCGAAGTAGCTCCCGTGCTGTTTAAAAACTTGAACACACAGCTTAACGTTCCTGCGGGTAGCAGCTGTGAGGACAAGAGGGGAAAGACAAGCCCAGCACCCCTTCACCACAGTGCAGCAGCTGCAGCAGTAACTGAGGTTGCCAAGCTTACTGGAGTTGGGAGAAACAAGGGGGCTGCTCGAGAGAGAAGCCTAAGTGGGAATGATGAGGAAAAATCAAACAGAGAAAAATCGACGAAGAGGGTAAATAACGTCCCCGCAGGGGGTAGCGGCGCCATCCTAAGTAAAAACTGCATCACAAACCCGAAGGAGCCACAAGTGAATGGGCAGAATGATGCCAGAAATGCTacccattttggcaaaacAGGCAAATCACAACAGACGAAGCAGAGTAACGACGCAAAAGAGGACACTCACGTGGGGGTTGTCTCTACGAATGTGCACAGCGCAAAGGTGTTCTCTCCAGGAATGGGACAGCACCCCGTCGCAGATGCCCAGTCGAGAGAGGACGCACAAGTTGGCGGGGAAAATGGACCATTCTGCGGAGAGAACAAAAGTGATCCATCCTGcgaagaaataaatgaaccATTTTCAGAAGAAATAAACGAGCCATTTTACGACATCTTCGATTTGAATGGCTTGtccaaggagaagaaaacgcAGAAGGAAACCTCGCGAGATGGCACACCGGAGG CCACCGTTGCACACGCGTCCAACCTGTGCAGTGACGTTCCCctggtgaagaaaaagaaccTGACAAAGGTGCCCAAGAACGGAGATGACAGACCCGGGAGAAAAGCATGTAAGGAAGAGCAGCTCGGAACAAAAACGGAGGGCGAGTCGACTGCGCTGAGTGGTGGGGCGGCAAATGAGATTAGAGGCAGACAGGGCGACACACTCGCGGGCGCGCCAGAAAAGGTTGACGCGACGAAAGTGAGTGACTCGACCAAAGTGAGTGACGCAACCAAAGCGAGTGACACAACCAAAGCGAGCGACGCGACCAGAACGAGTCACGAAACCAAAGCGGTCGACGCGGCTAATATAGTTAACGCAACTAACACGGACCACGCCGCCAACAATGTGAATGCAGTGCCCGTACGCGGGGAAGCACGCAGGGAGAAGAGACCGCCAGGCAGCGCCTCGGCACATGCATTATCGAACAAAGACGCCCTAGCGGGCACAGGAGCAGACCTCGCAGGGAAAGGCAAAGAGAAGGACGAAGAAAGCCACACAGCAAAGGGGGCACCAAATAAAGCGGAAGGTACCACCTTGTTGCATGAACGTCACTGCGGAAAGAATGTAGAGGAGGGGGTGGATAAAATTACTGACAAAAATAAGCAGCCGGAT agaaaaaggaatgcccccccctcctga